A part of Thermococcus sp. SY098 genomic DNA contains:
- a CDS encoding ABC transporter permease: MNVLNIAMKEFYTSVKSKRFVIILAVYLLFVFLIAYSIKGHFLELTKPQVSRTNLEPFGAEGDTYMTPLSAMLLLNFTFFTIFGAVMGAALGADAINKEVETGTIKVLLGHPVYRDEVINGKFFGNTLVLTITILMGYVFTIAFLLMMGIPLDGESFFRGLIAFIITLLYTLVFLSISILFSTIFKKFETSMLVSVGTAIFLTLIYGIIVTLIAGHLAGEMPPYGTPAFEMWRENVELWEQRLHYINPTYHYAKLIILIFSGDRITNAYAPLSEAFSFGFNNLAMLLVALLLPFAFAYVRFMTSDLR, translated from the coding sequence ATGAATGTCCTAAACATTGCAATGAAGGAGTTCTATACGTCAGTAAAGAGCAAGCGCTTTGTGATAATACTTGCTGTTTATCTTCTTTTTGTTTTTCTCATTGCATACTCCATAAAGGGTCATTTCCTTGAACTAACGAAGCCACAAGTTAGCAGAACAAACCTTGAACCTTTCGGTGCTGAGGGAGATACATACATGACACCTCTATCGGCTATGTTGCTTCTAAATTTCACCTTCTTCACTATCTTTGGAGCAGTAATGGGTGCTGCATTGGGTGCTGATGCAATAAACAAGGAGGTTGAAACTGGAACAATCAAAGTCCTTCTTGGACATCCCGTTTATAGGGATGAAGTCATAAACGGCAAATTTTTTGGGAATACCTTGGTTTTGACGATCACAATACTGATGGGATACGTTTTTACTATTGCATTCCTTCTTATGATGGGTATTCCTTTAGATGGTGAATCCTTCTTTAGAGGACTGATTGCTTTTATAATAACCCTCTTATACACCCTTGTGTTTCTCAGCATTTCAATTCTATTTTCAACGATTTTCAAAAAATTCGAAACTTCAATGCTCGTATCGGTAGGCACTGCAATCTTTTTAACCCTTATCTATGGCATAATCGTTACTCTCATAGCTGGGCACTTAGCTGGTGAAATGCCTCCCTATGGAACGCCTGCATTTGAGATGTGGCGCGAAAACGTTGAGCTCTGGGAGCAAAGACTGCACTATATAAATCCAACTTATCATTATGCAAAACTCATAATTTTGATTTTCTCTGGAGATAGAATAACCAATGCCTATGCTCCGTTAAGTGAAGCGTTTTCATTTGGATTCAATAATTTAGCTATGCTCTTGGTGGCACTTCTGTTGCCATTCGCATTTGCCTACGTAAGATTCATGACAAGCGATTTAAGATAA
- a CDS encoding RtcB family protein, whose amino-acid sequence MVPLKRIDQIRWEIPKFDKRMRVPGRVYADDVLIQKMRQDRTLEQAANVAMLPGIYKYSIVMPDGHQGYGFPIGGVAAFDAKEGVISPGGVGYDVNCIHEETEIISDLGFKIKVKDLPENFKKIPLKVYNVQEGHNDSSKIMLVAERESDEEIYEIYLSSGRVLKASGDHPVLTENGYKLAEELKPGNLVVVYPFEGPEYKEPKNISLLTYEDFEGEDKQLIRYLENRNLLPLSLRDPRIGVLARILGYFLGDGSFDIYKEKNGRKRIVTVFYGDREGLESLRKDLAFYFNIRASKVHSRRRRQKIKTAWGKFDTEGTEYSIKVTSKAFALLLIKLGAPIGKKTDVEFDVPIWIKNAPLWIKRNFLAGLFGADGTKPALLTPKHKYTPNSISLTVVKSKELEGNLKRFLESIREMLSEFGITSHIWKVKEYDGKVMYRLTIYANTSEIYNFLSLVGYEYTSKKPYALIFAEYLRRKLLVSKEINESNLVKRNQKLTELLPDFEAFARRYGLEGGFVLDPVIEVRKVRSDSKLLYDIGVYHRAHNFIANGIVVHNCGVRLIRTNLTEKDVRPKIKQLIDTLFKNVPSGLGSKGRVRLQWTQLDDVLAEGAKWAVDNGYGWDEDLERLEEGGGMEGANPSYVSDTAKRRGAPQLGSLGSGNHFLEVQVVDKVFDPEVAEVYGIFEGQVVVMVHTGSRGLGHQVASDYLRIMERANRKYRVPWPDRELVSVPFQSEEGQRYFSAMKAAANFAWANRQMITHWVRESFEEVFRQKAEDLGMHIVYDVAHNIAKLEEHEVDGRKVKVVVHRKGATRAFPPGHEAVPRIYRDVGQPVLIPGSMGTASYVLAGTEGAMKEAFGSTCHGAGRVLSRKAATRQYRGDRLRNELMQRGIYIRAASLRVVAEEAPGAYKNVDNVVNVVAKAGIAKLVARMRPIGVAKG is encoded by the coding sequence ATGGTTCCATTGAAAAGGATAGATCAGATAAGATGGGAGATACCCAAGTTTGACAAGAGAATGAGGGTTCCCGGGAGAGTCTATGCAGATGATGTTTTAATTCAAAAAATGCGTCAAGATAGAACACTTGAGCAAGCTGCGAATGTAGCTATGCTTCCTGGAATTTACAAGTATTCTATAGTCATGCCAGATGGTCATCAGGGATATGGTTTCCCAATTGGCGGTGTTGCGGCTTTTGACGCGAAAGAAGGAGTTATCAGCCCAGGTGGAGTTGGTTACGATGTGAATTGTATCCACGAGGAGACTGAAATTATCAGCGACCTTGGATTCAAAATTAAAGTGAAAGACCTCCCAGAGAACTTTAAGAAGATCCCTCTCAAGGTATACAATGTTCAGGAGGGACACAACGACAGTTCAAAAATAATGCTCGTGGCAGAAAGGGAGAGTGATGAGGAGATATACGAAATATATCTCTCAAGTGGAAGAGTTCTTAAAGCATCGGGAGATCATCCGGTCTTAACAGAAAATGGATACAAGCTTGCTGAGGAACTTAAACCAGGAAATTTGGTCGTAGTTTACCCATTTGAGGGGCCCGAATATAAAGAGCCAAAGAACATTAGTTTGCTAACCTATGAGGACTTCGAGGGTGAGGATAAGCAACTCATAAGGTACCTCGAAAACAGGAATCTACTACCCCTATCACTCAGAGATCCAAGAATAGGAGTACTTGCAAGAATCCTTGGTTACTTCTTGGGAGATGGGTCATTTGACATATACAAAGAGAAAAACGGAAGGAAGAGAATTGTAACAGTGTTCTACGGTGATAGAGAAGGACTGGAGTCGTTGAGAAAAGACTTAGCATTTTATTTCAACATCAGAGCCTCAAAGGTACACTCCAGGAGAAGAAGACAAAAAATCAAAACTGCATGGGGCAAATTTGATACAGAAGGAACAGAGTATTCAATAAAGGTCACCTCGAAGGCATTTGCTTTACTCCTGATCAAATTGGGTGCTCCCATTGGTAAGAAGACTGATGTGGAATTTGATGTTCCTATCTGGATCAAAAATGCACCCTTGTGGATTAAGAGAAACTTCCTGGCCGGACTTTTTGGGGCGGATGGCACTAAGCCAGCTCTCCTTACTCCCAAGCATAAATATACTCCAAATTCAATCTCACTAACTGTGGTCAAGTCCAAGGAACTTGAAGGTAACCTTAAGAGGTTCCTTGAGTCTATTAGGGAGATGCTATCTGAATTCGGAATTACATCCCACATCTGGAAAGTGAAAGAATATGATGGCAAGGTCATGTACCGTCTGACCATATACGCCAACACGTCGGAAATTTATAACTTCTTATCCCTTGTGGGCTATGAATATACTTCAAAGAAGCCCTATGCACTAATCTTTGCTGAATACCTACGTAGAAAACTCTTAGTCTCCAAGGAAATCAACGAGAGCAACTTAGTAAAAAGGAATCAGAAACTCACAGAGTTGCTACCAGATTTTGAAGCATTTGCCAGGAGATATGGCCTTGAAGGAGGATTCGTTTTAGACCCTGTAATTGAAGTCCGTAAAGTGAGAAGTGACTCAAAACTGTTATATGACATCGGGGTTTACCACAGGGCGCACAACTTCATAGCCAATGGAATAGTGGTACACAACTGTGGAGTGAGGTTAATCAGAACAAACCTTACCGAGAAGGATGTAAGACCAAAGATCAAGCAGCTCATTGATACGCTCTTTAAGAACGTTCCAAGCGGATTGGGTAGCAAAGGAAGGGTCAGGCTTCAGTGGACCCAGCTTGATGACGTTTTAGCAGAGGGTGCAAAGTGGGCAGTTGACAACGGCTATGGCTGGGATGAAGACTTGGAGAGACTGGAAGAAGGAGGGGGGATGGAAGGAGCAAACCCCTCTTACGTAAGTGATACAGCAAAGAGAAGAGGTGCACCACAGCTTGGCTCTCTTGGCAGCGGAAATCACTTCCTTGAGGTGCAAGTTGTGGACAAGGTATTCGATCCAGAAGTGGCTGAGGTTTACGGCATTTTCGAGGGGCAAGTGGTTGTGATGGTTCACACAGGATCAAGAGGTTTGGGTCATCAGGTTGCAAGCGACTATCTCAGAATTATGGAAAGAGCCAACAGAAAATACAGGGTCCCATGGCCAGACAGAGAACTTGTCAGCGTCCCGTTCCAAAGCGAGGAGGGACAGAGATACTTCAGTGCTATGAAAGCTGCTGCAAACTTCGCTTGGGCAAACAGACAGATGATCACCCACTGGGTAAGGGAGAGCTTTGAAGAAGTGTTCAGACAAAAAGCTGAAGATCTTGGGATGCACATTGTTTATGATGTTGCCCATAACATAGCCAAGCTTGAGGAGCACGAGGTAGACGGAAGAAAAGTTAAGGTTGTTGTTCACAGAAAAGGTGCTACAAGGGCATTCCCACCTGGGCATGAGGCGGTGCCAAGGATTTACAGAGACGTTGGGCAGCCGGTGCTTATTCCTGGTTCAATGGGAACCGCAAGCTATGTCTTAGCTGGAACCGAAGGGGCAATGAAAGAAGCATTTGGCTCGACATGCCATGGTGCTGGAAGGGTTCTCAGCAGAAAAGCCGCTACAAGGCAGTATAGAGGGGACAGGCTTAGAAATGAGCTCATGCAGAGAGGAATCTACATCAGGGCAGCGAGCCTAAGGGTTGTCGCTGAAGAGGCTCCGGGAGCTTATAAGAACGTTGACAACGTCGTCAATGTCGTTGCAAAGGCAGGAATTGCAAAGCTGGTTGCAAGGATGAGACCTATTGGAGTTGCCAAAGGCTGA
- a CDS encoding archease translates to MRKWEHYEHTADIGIRGYGRTLEEAFENVAIALFDVMVDVEKVEPKEVREIEVSGEDLYALLYNFLEELLILHDTEGLVFSDFEVKIEKTKEGYKLKAKAYGEPLDYGKHEPKEEVKAITYHDMKIEQLEDGTWIVQLVPDL, encoded by the coding sequence ATGAGAAAGTGGGAGCATTATGAACATACCGCAGATATAGGAATTAGAGGATACGGAAGAACTCTCGAAGAAGCTTTTGAGAATGTTGCCATAGCACTGTTTGACGTGATGGTAGATGTGGAAAAAGTCGAACCAAAAGAAGTGAGAGAGATTGAAGTTAGCGGTGAGGATTTGTATGCTCTGCTCTACAACTTCCTTGAGGAGCTCTTAATTCTCCACGATACTGAAGGGCTTGTATTTTCAGACTTTGAAGTTAAGATTGAGAAAACCAAAGAAGGGTACAAGCTCAAAGCCAAAGCTTATGGGGAGCCCTTAGATTATGGAAAACATGAGCCCAAGGAGGAGGTTAAGGCAATAACATATCATGACATGAAGATTGAGCAGTTGGAAGATGGAACTTGGATTGTCCAATTGGTGCCGGATCTGTAA
- the panB gene encoding 3-methyl-2-oxobutanoate hydroxymethyltransferase gives MREITPRKIIEMKGKEKISMVTAYDYPSALIADKAGIDIIFIGDSLGMVVYGEPNTLNVSMEQMIYHTRAVAKAVKRALVLADMPFMSYEVSIEEGLRNAAKLIQAGADAVKIEGGYDHKKLVKKLVRAGIPVMGHTGLTPQRYLRLGGYRLIGETEEEIEEILRDAKALEKAGAFAVVLEFVLADVAKLVTEEVKIPTIGIGSGPYVDGQVLVWHDLLGIYENVPPFVKKYADLRSMIQLALEEYRSEVKEGKFPEPKHYWEFLDKDDFEKKKKRAIEKLMRDSLEFSDD, from the coding sequence ATGAGGGAGATAACTCCAAGGAAGATTATCGAAATGAAGGGAAAAGAAAAAATTTCCATGGTGACAGCTTATGATTATCCTTCAGCACTGATAGCAGATAAAGCGGGAATTGACATTATCTTTATTGGAGATTCCCTTGGCATGGTAGTTTATGGCGAGCCAAATACCTTAAATGTCTCTATGGAACAGATGATTTACCACACGAGGGCTGTTGCCAAAGCCGTTAAGAGGGCCTTAGTTTTGGCAGATATGCCCTTTATGAGCTATGAAGTGAGCATTGAGGAAGGGCTTAGAAACGCGGCAAAACTCATCCAAGCAGGTGCCGATGCTGTGAAAATTGAAGGCGGTTATGATCACAAGAAGCTTGTTAAAAAGCTTGTGAGAGCTGGAATCCCTGTAATGGGACACACTGGTTTAACACCCCAGCGCTATCTCCGTTTAGGTGGCTACCGCCTGATAGGCGAAACTGAAGAGGAGATAGAGGAAATCCTTAGAGATGCAAAAGCTTTGGAAAAAGCGGGGGCATTTGCTGTTGTTCTGGAGTTTGTACTTGCAGATGTGGCAAAACTTGTAACGGAAGAAGTTAAGATACCAACGATTGGAATTGGCTCTGGACCATATGTTGATGGGCAAGTTCTGGTTTGGCATGATCTTTTAGGAATTTATGAAAATGTTCCACCATTTGTTAAAAAATATGCCGATTTAAGAAGCATGATTCAGCTTGCTCTTGAAGAATACAGAAGCGAGGTAAAAGAGGGCAAGTTCCCAGAACCAAAACACTACTGGGAGTTTTTAGATAAGGATGACTTTGAAAAGAAGAAAAAGAGGGCAATTGAAAAACTCATGAGAGACTCATTAGAGTTCTCTGATGACTAA
- a CDS encoding DMT family transporter — protein MNQEAKGTLFAFIALILVGIEPVVIKSNPVNPLSFAAFSALFASLILWVMILPSGKWRELKEIPGHLHKAFLVGLFGTALAYIAYSYGARMSTAINASLITRSEVLYSFVLSYLFLRERITKKQLVLSLIILLGIVLVITQGRFIEPKRGDVLLLLTPLFWQIGHTIAKQLKYSPYLIATLRNTFGGLILLVLALSFDLEFTKLAVAEGVIIALTQVLWYSAIRLINLSKATAIITPAPAVAIGLSILLGENFTVYHAIGFMLIMIGTLGVSKIKSERR, from the coding sequence ATGAATCAAGAAGCCAAGGGAACACTGTTTGCTTTCATCGCGCTAATCCTTGTAGGAATTGAACCAGTTGTTATTAAATCAAATCCAGTTAACCCTCTCAGCTTTGCGGCGTTTTCTGCATTGTTTGCCTCTTTAATATTGTGGGTAATGATTTTGCCCTCAGGCAAATGGAGAGAGCTAAAAGAAATCCCCGGGCATCTTCATAAAGCTTTTCTTGTGGGCCTTTTTGGAACAGCTTTGGCATACATTGCGTACTCATATGGTGCCAGAATGAGCACGGCAATAAATGCATCTCTGATAACAAGGAGTGAGGTATTGTATTCGTTTGTCCTTTCATACCTATTCCTAAGGGAAAGGATAACTAAGAAGCAGCTTGTCCTTTCGCTGATAATTCTTTTGGGGATAGTTCTTGTGATAACTCAGGGAAGATTTATAGAGCCTAAGAGAGGAGATGTATTGCTTTTGCTAACGCCATTATTCTGGCAAATCGGACACACAATTGCCAAACAGTTGAAGTACTCCCCATATTTAATAGCTACCCTCAGAAACACATTTGGGGGACTGATTCTTTTGGTTTTGGCTCTAAGTTTTGATTTGGAATTTACAAAACTTGCTGTAGCTGAGGGAGTGATAATTGCGCTAACTCAGGTTTTGTGGTACTCAGCAATAAGGCTCATCAACCTCTCAAAGGCTACTGCAATAATAACACCAGCACCAGCCGTTGCCATTGGACTATCAATACTTCTTGGGGAGAATTTTACGGTTTACCATGCAATAGGGTTCATGCTGATAATGATAGGAACCCTGGGAGTTTCAAAAATTAAGAGTGAACGGCGTTAG
- the rpsJ gene encoding 30S ribosomal protein S10 produces MQKARIKLASTNIKSLNEVADQIKQIAERTGVRMSGPIPLPTKRIRITTRKSPDGEGTATFDRFELRVHKRLIDIEADERAMRQIMRIRVPEDVTIEIELIS; encoded by the coding sequence ATGCAAAAAGCAAGAATCAAGCTTGCAAGCACCAATATAAAGTCCCTTAATGAGGTAGCTGATCAAATCAAGCAAATTGCAGAGAGAACAGGAGTTAGGATGAGCGGTCCTATACCACTCCCAACAAAGAGAATCAGGATAACAACAAGGAAAAGCCCAGATGGTGAGGGAACAGCAACCTTTGATAGATTTGAGCTCAGAGTCCACAAGAGGCTCATTGACATTGAGGCTGATGAGAGGGCCATGAGGCAGATAATGAGGATTCGCGTTCCTGAAGACGTAACAATCGAAATCGAGCTTATCTCATGA
- the tuf gene encoding translation elongation factor EF-1 subunit alpha: MAKEKPHVNIVFIGHVDHGKSTMIGRLLFDTANIPEQIIKKFEEMGEKGKSFKFAWVMDRLKEERERGITIDVAHTKFETPHRYITIIDAPGHRDFVKNMITGASQADAAVLVVAATDGVMPQTKEHAFLARTLGINHIIVAINKMDMVNYDEKRFKEVAAQVEKLLKMLGYKNFPIIPTSAWEGDNVVKKSDKMPWYKGPTLIEALDQIPEPPKPVDKPLRIPIQDVYSIKGVGTVPVGRVETGKLRVGDVVIFEPASTIFHKPIQGEVKSIEMHHEPLQEALPGDNIGFNVRGVSKNDIKRGDVAGHPDKAPTVVRPKDTFKAQIIVLNHPTAITVGYTPVLHAHTTQVAVRFEQLLAKLDPRTGNIVEQNPQFIKTGDSAIVILRPTKPMVIEPVKEIPQLGRFAIRDMGQTVAAGMVISIQKGE, from the coding sequence ATGGCAAAGGAGAAGCCACACGTTAATATTGTGTTTATCGGACACGTCGACCACGGTAAGAGCACCATGATCGGAAGACTGCTCTTCGACACAGCCAACATTCCAGAGCAGATCATTAAGAAGTTTGAAGAGATGGGTGAAAAGGGTAAGTCATTCAAGTTCGCTTGGGTCATGGACAGGCTCAAGGAAGAGAGAGAAAGAGGTATTACAATTGACGTCGCTCACACCAAGTTTGAGACCCCACACAGATACATCACAATCATTGACGCTCCGGGACACAGAGACTTCGTTAAGAACATGATTACCGGTGCTTCACAGGCTGATGCCGCTGTTCTTGTTGTTGCAGCCACAGACGGTGTCATGCCACAGACCAAGGAGCACGCATTCCTTGCAAGAACACTCGGTATCAACCACATCATCGTTGCAATCAACAAGATGGATATGGTCAACTACGATGAGAAGAGATTCAAGGAAGTTGCCGCTCAGGTCGAGAAACTCCTCAAGATGCTCGGCTACAAGAACTTCCCAATCATCCCAACATCAGCATGGGAAGGTGACAACGTAGTTAAGAAGAGCGACAAGATGCCATGGTACAAGGGACCAACACTCATCGAGGCACTTGACCAGATCCCAGAGCCACCAAAGCCCGTTGATAAGCCACTCAGAATCCCAATCCAAGACGTTTATTCAATTAAGGGTGTCGGTACAGTTCCAGTCGGTAGAGTTGAGACAGGTAAGCTTAGAGTTGGTGACGTAGTTATCTTCGAGCCAGCCAGCACAATCTTCCACAAGCCAATCCAGGGTGAAGTCAAGAGCATCGAGATGCACCACGAACCACTCCAAGAGGCTCTTCCAGGTGACAACATCGGATTCAACGTCAGAGGTGTCAGCAAGAACGACATCAAGAGAGGTGACGTCGCTGGACACCCAGACAAAGCTCCAACAGTTGTCAGACCAAAGGACACATTCAAAGCTCAGATTATCGTCCTCAACCACCCAACAGCCATTACCGTTGGTTACACACCAGTTCTCCACGCACACACCACACAGGTTGCTGTTAGATTTGAACAGCTCCTTGCAAAGCTTGACCCAAGAACAGGTAACATCGTTGAGCAGAACCCACAGTTCATTAAGACCGGTGACTCAGCTATCGTTATCCTCAGACCAACCAAGCCAATGGTCATCGAGCCAGTTAAGGAGATTCCACAGCTCGGTAGATTCGCTATCAGAGACATGGGTCAAACAGTCGCTGCTGGTATGGTCATATCCATTCAGAAGGGCGAGTGA
- a CDS encoding elongation factor EF-2, translating into MGRREEMIAKIKELMTQPERIRNMGIAAHIDHGKTTLSDNLLAGAGMISEELAGKQLVLDFDEQEQARGITINAANVSMVHEYEGKEYLINLIDTPGHVDFGGDVTRAMRAIDGAIIVVDAVEGVMPQTETVLRQALREYVKPVLFINKVDRLIRELKLTPQQMQERFVKIITDVNRLIKRYAPEEFKKQWLVNVNDGSVAFGSAYYNWALSVPFMKKTGVSFKEIIDLTNAGDLKTLRKKAPLHVVVLDMVVRHLPNPLEAQKYRIPHLWRGDINSDVGQAMLKCDPKGKMVMVVTKIIIDKHAGEVSTGRVWSGTVKTGQEVYLISAKRKARIQQVGIYMGPERVNMEAVPAGNIVAVTGLRDAMAGETVAQEPIEPFEALHYTSEPVVTVAIEAKNIKDLPRLIEALRQLAKEDPTLQVKIDQETGQHLLSGMGELHLEVKLYKLKEDWGIDVDVSEPIVVYRESITKVSPIVEGKSPNKHNRFYVVVEPMPDNIYQAIRDGEIPEGRPKDRKAVAKKLAELGMDYDIARGIVDVYRGNLFLDNTKGIQYLNEVMDLLIDGFHQAMDEGPLAKEPVMKVIVRLVDAQIHEDNVHRGPAQIYPAIRTAIHCAMMKAGPVLYEPYQKVIINVPYEYMGPVSREISQRRGQLLDMRQEGEVMTIIAKAPVAEMFGFAGAIRSATSGRALWSTEHAGFERVPQELAVQIIRQIRQRKGLDPNPPTEKDICPQI; encoded by the coding sequence ATGGGAAGAAGGGAAGAGATGATTGCGAAAATTAAGGAGCTGATGACTCAGCCCGAGAGAATTAGGAATATGGGTATTGCTGCTCACATTGACCACGGTAAGACAACATTGAGTGATAACCTGCTGGCAGGGGCGGGTATGATTAGCGAGGAGCTTGCAGGAAAGCAGCTTGTTCTTGACTTCGACGAGCAGGAGCAGGCAAGGGGAATTACAATCAACGCAGCTAACGTTTCAATGGTTCACGAGTACGAGGGAAAGGAGTACCTGATTAACTTAATTGACACTCCCGGTCACGTTGACTTTGGTGGTGACGTTACAAGAGCAATGAGAGCAATTGACGGTGCAATTATCGTCGTTGACGCTGTCGAGGGGGTTATGCCACAGACTGAAACAGTTCTCAGACAAGCCTTGAGGGAATACGTTAAGCCCGTTCTCTTCATCAACAAAGTCGATAGACTCATCAGAGAGCTTAAGCTTACCCCACAGCAGATGCAGGAGAGATTCGTTAAGATAATCACAGACGTTAACAGGCTCATCAAGAGATATGCCCCAGAGGAGTTCAAGAAGCAGTGGCTGGTTAACGTTAACGATGGAAGCGTTGCATTCGGTTCAGCTTACTACAACTGGGCTCTCAGTGTTCCATTCATGAAAAAGACTGGAGTTTCATTTAAAGAAATAATTGACCTCACAAATGCTGGTGACCTGAAGACCCTCAGAAAGAAGGCTCCACTTCACGTTGTGGTTCTTGACATGGTCGTTAGGCATTTGCCAAACCCGTTAGAGGCCCAGAAGTACAGAATTCCCCACCTCTGGCGCGGTGATATCAACAGTGACGTCGGTCAGGCAATGCTCAAATGTGATCCAAAAGGTAAAATGGTCATGGTTGTTACAAAGATCATCATTGACAAGCACGCTGGTGAGGTTTCAACAGGCAGAGTCTGGAGCGGTACTGTTAAGACTGGTCAGGAGGTATACCTTATCTCTGCAAAGAGGAAAGCCAGAATCCAGCAGGTCGGTATCTACATGGGTCCAGAGAGGGTTAACATGGAGGCAGTTCCAGCAGGTAACATTGTCGCTGTAACTGGTTTGAGGGATGCAATGGCTGGTGAGACAGTCGCTCAAGAACCAATTGAACCGTTCGAAGCTTTGCACTACACAAGCGAGCCAGTCGTTACAGTTGCAATTGAGGCAAAGAACATTAAGGATTTGCCAAGACTTATCGAAGCCCTTAGACAGCTTGCTAAGGAAGATCCAACACTTCAAGTTAAGATTGACCAAGAAACTGGTCAGCACTTGCTCAGCGGTATGGGAGAATTACACTTAGAAGTCAAGCTCTACAAGCTTAAAGAAGACTGGGGCATTGATGTTGATGTTTCAGAACCAATTGTCGTCTACAGAGAGAGCATCACAAAGGTCAGCCCAATCGTTGAAGGCAAGTCACCAAACAAGCACAACAGGTTCTACGTTGTAGTTGAGCCAATGCCAGACAACATCTATCAGGCAATTAGAGATGGCGAAATTCCAGAGGGAAGACCAAAGGACAGAAAAGCTGTTGCAAAGAAGCTTGCTGAACTCGGAATGGACTACGATATCGCCAGAGGTATTGTTGATGTCTACAGAGGAAACCTATTCCTTGACAACACCAAGGGTATCCAGTATCTCAACGAGGTTATGGACTTACTCATTGATGGTTTCCACCAAGCAATGGATGAGGGACCACTTGCAAAAGAGCCTGTTATGAAGGTTATCGTTAGATTAGTTGATGCACAAATCCACGAGGACAACGTACACAGAGGTCCAGCCCAGATTTATCCAGCAATTAGAACAGCCATTCACTGTGCAATGATGAAAGCTGGTCCAGTCCTTTACGAGCCATACCAGAAAGTTATCATCAACGTTCCGTACGAGTACATGGGTCCAGTCAGCAGGGAAATTAGCCAGAGAAGAGGTCAGCTCCTTGATATGAGGCAGGAAGGTGAAGTCATGACCATCATTGCAAAGGCACCAGTTGCCGAGATGTTCGGATTCGCTGGAGCCATCAGAAGTGCAACAAGCGGTAGAGCCTTGTGGAGCACCGAACATGCAGGATTCGAGAGAGTTCCACAAGAACTCGCTGTCCAGATAATCAGACAGATCAGACAGAGAAAGGGACTCGATCCAAACCCACCAACAGAAAAGGACATCTGCCCACAGATTTGA
- the surE gene encoding 5'/3'-nucleotidase SurE encodes MPKILITNDDGIYSRGIRASIEALRGLGDVYVVAPMFQRSASGRAMTLHRPLRAKRVTINGVKAAYALDGMPVDCVIFALARFGSFDLAISGINLGENMSTEITISGTASAAIEAATHGIPSIAISLEVNREKYKFGAGEEIDFTMAKLFLKKIARAVLEKGLPKGVDMLNVNVPYDANENTPMEITRLARRMYQPSIEERIDPKGTPYYWIVGTQCPKEVLEPGTDMYAVKVERKVSVTPINIDMTADVDLKYLRGHLGL; translated from the coding sequence ATGCCAAAGATACTCATAACAAACGACGATGGTATTTACTCAAGAGGGATAAGAGCCTCAATTGAGGCACTCAGAGGACTTGGAGATGTTTATGTCGTTGCACCAATGTTCCAGAGGAGTGCAAGCGGAAGAGCAATGACCCTGCACAGACCTCTGAGGGCGAAACGTGTAACGATAAATGGAGTGAAAGCGGCTTATGCCTTAGATGGAATGCCCGTTGACTGTGTAATATTTGCACTGGCTCGATTTGGAAGTTTTGATTTAGCAATTAGCGGGATTAACTTGGGAGAAAACATGAGTACCGAAATCACAATTTCCGGAACTGCAAGTGCTGCAATTGAGGCAGCAACCCACGGAATTCCAAGCATTGCGATAAGTTTAGAAGTGAACAGAGAGAAGTACAAATTCGGTGCAGGGGAAGAGATAGACTTTACAATGGCAAAGTTATTTCTGAAAAAGATTGCTAGGGCAGTTCTTGAAAAAGGGCTTCCAAAGGGTGTTGATATGCTCAACGTCAACGTTCCCTATGATGCAAATGAAAACACTCCAATGGAGATTACACGCTTAGCAAGAAGAATGTATCAGCCATCAATTGAAGAACGGATCGATCCAAAGGGGACACCCTATTATTGGATTGTCGGGACACAGTGCCCAAAGGAAGTACTCGAACCAGGGACTGATATGTATGCAGTAAAAGTCGAGAGAAAAGTTAGCGTGACCCCAATAAACATAGATATGACAGCTGATGTGGATTTAAAATACCTGAGAGGGCACTTGGGACTTTGA